The proteins below are encoded in one region of Oryzias melastigma strain HK-1 linkage group LG9, ASM292280v2, whole genome shotgun sequence:
- the aurkb gene encoding aurora kinase B (The sequence of the model RefSeq protein was modified relative to this genomic sequence to represent the inferred CDS: added 45 bases not found in genome assembly) has protein sequence MQNKENYEPKGPQRLFATPSMVTGPQRVMAKPRAETNKNTVTGPGRECVGTSSASPPKNISIADFDIGRPLGKGKFGNVYLARVKKLEAIVALKVLFKSQMEKEGVEHQLRREIEIQAHLKHPNILRFYNYFHDRKRVFLVLEYAPRGEMYKELQKYQRFDDQRTATYMEEISDALLYCHEKKVIHRDIKPENLLLGYRGELKIADFGWSVHAPSLRRRTMCGTLDYLPPEMIEGHTHSEKVDLWCIGVLCFECLVGNPPFETASHTETYKRIMKVDLNFPKVVSDGARDLISKLLRHNPNDRLPLQKVIDHPWVRANSHRLLPPTCPPKIS, from the exons ttTGCGACTCCGAGCATGGTGACTGGACCTCAGCGGGTTATGGCAAAGCCCCGAGCAGAAACGAATAAAAACACAGTCACAG gTCCAGGGAGAGAATGTGTTGGTACCTCATCTGCTTCCCCGCCCAA gAATATCTCCATTGCGGACTTTGATATCGGACGGCCCCTTGGAAAAGGCAAGTTTGGCAATGTCTACCTTGCGAGGGTGAAGAAGCTGGAAGCTATTGTGGCGCTGAAGGTGCTGTTCAAGTCTCAAATGGAGAAAGAAGGTGTGGAGCATCAGCTGAGGAGGGAAATCGAGATTCAAGCCCATCTCAA gCATCCTAACATTCTGCGGTTCTACAATTATTTCCATGACCGCAAGAGGGTGTTCTTGGTGCTGGAATATGCCCCTCGTGGTGAAATGTACAAAGAACTACAGAAATATCAACGATTTGATGATCAGCGCACGGCGACT TACATGGAGGAAATATCAGATGCATTGTTGTACTGCCATGAGAAGAAAGTGATTCATCGTGACATCAAGCCAGAGAATCTACTCCTGGGCTATCGTGGAGAACTCAAAATTGCAGATTTTGGTTGGTCTGTCCACGCCCCCTCTTTAAG GCGACGAACCATGTGCGGGACACTGGACTATCTTCCTCCAGAGATGATCGAGGGACACACCCACAGTGAGAAGGTGGATCTGTGGTGCATCGGAGTCCTCTGCTTTGAATGCTTGGTTGGAAATCCACCCTTTGAAACCGCCAGTCATACAGAAACATACAAAAGAATTATGAAG GTGGAtttaaatttcccaaaagtcgtCTCTGACGGTGCCCGAGACCTGATCTCCAAGCTGCTTCGTCACAATCCCAACGATCGCCTGCCTCTTCAGAAGGTCATCGACCACCCGTGGGTGCGCGCCAACTCTCACAGGCTCCTCCCACCTACCTGTCCCCCCAAAATATCTTAA